One Phosphitispora fastidiosa genomic window carries:
- a CDS encoding YeiH family protein: MHWLREFGPGILLALLVALVASWLGHLIPLVGAPVFGIILGIIINNTLSKPRGTAKGIGFTSKKILQLAIVILGGSMSLTRVWEVGAGSLWVLLFTLASAFLTAFGVGKVLGVSGKMTSLIGMGTAICGGSAIVAISPIIEADEMEIAYSISTVFLFNVFAVLIFPPLGHLIGFSDQAFGLWAGTAINDTSSVVAAGYAYSNLAGAYATIVKLTRTTMIIPISLIFALVVGFQKRKTQGNNSRVHFSFLRIFPWFIVGFLATSLLNTLGCFPGTIPTYLNDTGKFLIVLALSAIGLNADFRKMIKTGLRPIALGMIVWFVVAVVSVLVQRTLGQI, from the coding sequence GCCTCGTGGCTTGGTCACCTCATTCCACTGGTCGGGGCGCCTGTTTTCGGGATTATCCTAGGAATTATCATTAACAATACTTTAAGTAAGCCTCGGGGGACGGCGAAGGGGATAGGATTTACGTCCAAAAAGATTCTTCAACTCGCTATCGTCATTTTGGGTGGGAGCATGAGCCTGACTCGGGTATGGGAAGTAGGAGCAGGATCACTGTGGGTATTACTGTTTACATTGGCCTCGGCATTTCTCACAGCTTTTGGCGTTGGGAAAGTCTTAGGTGTCTCGGGCAAAATGACCAGCTTGATTGGCATGGGTACTGCTATTTGCGGCGGATCAGCGATTGTAGCCATTTCTCCGATTATTGAGGCTGACGAAATGGAAATTGCCTATTCGATTTCCACGGTCTTTTTGTTCAATGTGTTTGCCGTCCTGATTTTTCCGCCGCTCGGGCATCTCATCGGTTTTTCGGATCAAGCTTTCGGACTTTGGGCAGGTACCGCGATCAATGATACATCATCGGTTGTCGCCGCCGGCTACGCTTACAGTAATTTAGCCGGGGCCTACGCGACGATTGTAAAGCTCACCAGAACTACCATGATCATACCGATTTCCTTGATTTTTGCCCTTGTGGTAGGGTTTCAGAAAAGGAAGACACAGGGCAACAATTCAAGAGTTCACTTTAGTTTCTTGCGTATTTTCCCCTGGTTTATTGTAGGTTTCTTAGCGACTTCCCTGTTAAATACTCTGGGTTGCTTTCCGGGTACGATTCCGACATATCTTAACGATACAGGAAAATTCCTGATTGTCTTGGCCTTGTCGGCCATTGGCCTAAATGCTGATTTTCGTAAGATGATTAAGACTGGCCTAAGACCGATTGCACTTGGGATGATTGTTTGGTTTGTGGTGGCGGTTGTAAGCGTTTTGGTCCAGCGCACGCTTGGTCAAATATAA